In Zingiber officinale cultivar Zhangliang chromosome 6A, Zo_v1.1, whole genome shotgun sequence, a single genomic region encodes these proteins:
- the LOC121994628 gene encoding cationic amino acid transporter 3, mitochondrial-like translates to MYPQCTTCGKKHSEVCHKGTNRCFNCGLEGHRAKDCPTQVQTTPQQYIQNRGAPSQLHQMQAVIEALCFFICAEEGGGGGDDDDDDDGVGRRVNGDPSSSFFSIFGKINKRHGSLIWSCALSASEVCVLPVSRAISVMEYDEGSWKQVGGEASGFRFISRRKQVNSPRVKAKSPRHRLARALSVPEVIANGVGATIGAGVYVLVGTVAREEAGPALSISFLIAGIASALSAFCYAELASRCPSAGSAYHYSYVCVGEGVAWLVGWALILEYSIGSSAVARGISPNLALYFGGPDSLPYFLARVTIPGINVVVDPCAAVLVLIVTALLCSGIKESSIVQAVITGANICVLLFVISVGSFIGFQTGWVGYKITDGFFPYGLNGVLAGSGTVFFSYIGFDAVASTAEEVKNPQRDLPLGIGISLSICCLLYMLVSVVVVGLVPYFAMDPDTPISSAFANYGIGWAAHVITSGALLALCSAVMGSILPQPRILMAMARDGLLPSFFSSVHKRTQVPVNSTLVTGIFAASLAFFMDVSQLAGMVSVGTLFSFTIVAISILVVRYLPPDEIPLPASLMESIDSVSLRYSIQQKSEKKQRSVENSGSNKIQHDGLSQDTTNASIAQPLILKKTNQENLSEQTRRKRASWSITAVCVGVLILTKSATYTLLPFFLHVLGCSLGTFILLGGLAVLYWINQDDGRHSFGHSGGFTCPFVPALPVGSILINVYLLVNLGPGTWFRVSIWIVAGVLVYLLYGRTHSGLTNVVYVPAAHVDEIYEASSHLVV, encoded by the exons ATGTACCCTCAGTGCACtacatgtgggaagaagcatTCCGAGGTGTGCCACAAGGGCACAAATAGGTGCTTCAATTGTGGACTAGAAGGACATCGAGCCAAGGATTGCCCTACCCAGGTTCAGACAACTCCTCAGCAGTATATTCAGAACAGGGGtgctccctcacagctacaccagatgcaagctgtgATAGAAG CACTCTGCTTCTTCATTTGCGCGGaagaaggcggcggcggcggcgacgacgacgacgatgacGACGGTGTAGGAAGGAGGGTAAATGGAGATCCTTCGTCttctttcttctctattttcgggAAGATTAACAAAAG GCATGGGAGCTTGATTTGGTCCTGCGCCTTATCGGCGAGCGAAGTTTGTGTTTTACCCGTATCTCGTGCTATCTCGGTGATGGAATACGACGAGGGGAGTTGGAAGCAGGTGGGAGGAGAAGCGTCGGGGTTCCGGTTCATTTCGAGGCGCAAACAGGTGAATTCGCCGCGGGTCAAGGCCAAGAGTCCGCGCCATCGGCTCGCCCGGGCGTTGTCAGTTCCGGAGGTCATTGCGAATG gtgttggtgcaaccatCGGTGCTGGAGTCTATGTTCTTGTTGGAACAGTTGCCAGAGAAGAAGCAGGACCTGCTCTAAGTATATCTTTTTTAATAGCTGGGATAGCATCTGCTCTCTCTGCTTTCTGCTATGCGGAGCTTGCAAGTCGTTGCCCATCTGCAGGGAGTGCCTACCACTATTCTTATGTCTGTGTTGGAGAAGG TGTTGCTTGGTTGGTTGGCTGGGCTCTAATCTTGGAATACTCAATTGGTAGTTCAGCTGTTGCACGTGGCATATCCCCAAATTTG GCTTTATATTTTGGAGGTCCAGATAGCCTGCCTTATTTTTTAGCACGCGTAACAATTCCAGGAATCAATGTTGTTGTTGATCCATGTGCTGCAGTCCTTGTTTTGATTGTCACAGCATTACTATGTTCAGGAATAAAGGAG AGCTCAATTGTCCAAGCGGTCATCAcaggtgcaaatatctgtgtgtTGTTATTTGTTATCTCTGTTGGCAGCTTTATTGGGTTTCAGACAGGATGGGTTGGATATAAGATCACTGACGG TTTCTTTCCTTACGGGTTAAATGGAGTGCTTGCTGGTTCAGGAACTGTTTTCTTTTCCTACATAGGTTTTGATGCTGTTGCTAGCACTGCTGAAGAG gttaagaATCCGCAAAGAGATCTGCCACTGGGAATTGGTATTTCTCTATCTATATGCTGCTTGCTTTATATGTTGGTTTCCGTAGTTGTCGTTGGCTTGGTGCCATACTTTGCAATGGACCCTGACACCCCAATATCATCTGCATTTGCAAATTATGGCATTGGTTGGGCAGC GCATGTTATCACATCAGGAGCCCTTCTTGCACTTTGCTCAGCTGTGATGGGCTCCATTCTCCCACAG CCTAGAATTCTCATGGCAATGGCAAGAGATGGATTGTTACCATCGTTCTTCTCAAGTGTTCACAAGCGTACCCAAGTTCCAGTTAATAGCACACTTGTGACCGGGATATTTGCAGCTTCACTAGCATTCTTCATGGATGTTTCACAACTAGCTGGCATG GTCAGTGTTGGCACACTCTTTTCTTTCACCATCGTCGCGATCTCAATCTTGGTTGTGAGATATTTACCTCCAGATGAGATACCTCTTCCAGCATCTCTCATGGAATCTATTGATTCAGTTTCACTTCGCTATAGCATTCAACAGAAGAGTGAAAAGAAGCAACGTTCTGTTGAAAATTCAGGAAGTAACAAGATCCAACATGATGGCCTCTCGCAAGACACTACTAACGCATCAATTGCGCAACCTCTCATTCTGAAGAAAACAAATCAAG AAAATCTCAGTGAACAAACTCGCCGAAAGAGGGCATCTTGGAGCATAACTGCTGTTTGCGTTGGAGTTCTTATCCTCACAAAATCAGCCACTTACACATTACTGCCTTT CTTCCTACACGTCTTGGGATGCTCTTTAGGGACCTTCATTCTTTTGGGAGGTCTAGCTGTTCTATACTGGATCAATCAAGACGACGGCCGTCATAGTTTCGGTCACAGTGGAG GCTTCACTTGCCCCTTTGTTCCAGCTCTCCCTGTTGGCTCCATCCTCATTAATGTTTATCTGCTCGTAAATCTCGG TCCAGGCACTTGGTTCCGAGTTTCAATTTGGATTGTGGCTGGGGTTTTGGTGTACTTGTTATATGGACGAACTCACAGCGGTTTGACGAATGTAGTGTATGTGCCGGCGGCACATGTAGATGAAATCTATGAAGCTTCTTCGCACTTGGTAGTTTAG
- the LOC121995903 gene encoding coenzyme Q-binding protein COQ10 homolog, mitochondrial-like, translating into MPPFLSSSRALALILSTRNRSLDLGAGMRRLGKHPVVRRRSERFAQTRSLANIAPCGKPCIGKFFRSGKELDPSVGNLHRYDQGRWFLGCGDGEEGSVLSKIYEERRVIGYSPEQLFAVVAAVDLYEGFVPWCQRSRVIKRNSDGSFDAELEIGFKFLVESYVSHVELEKPKRIKTTASESALFDHLINIWEFNPGPVPGTCDVYFLVDFKFNSPLYRQVASMFFKEVVSRLVTSFTDRCRQIYGPAVQVFEDSYQQSR; encoded by the exons ATGCCGCCGTTTCTTTCATCCTCCAGGGCGCTTGCCTTGATTTTGTCAACCAGAAATCGATCTCTGGATCTGGGTGCAGGAATGAGAAGGCTGGGAAAGCACCCTGTGGTCAGGAGGAGGTCGGAGAGATTTGCTCAGACTCGAAGTTTGGCTAATATCGCTCCTTGTGGGAAACCGTGCATCGGGAAATTCTTTCGTTCCGGCAAAGAGCTCGATCCCTCCGTTGGAAACTTGCATCGTTACGATCAGGGGAGGTGGTTTTTGGGTTGCGGGGATGGCGAAGAGGGATCGGTTCTGTCGAAGATCTACGAGGAACGGCGTGTGATCGG GTATTCGCCAGAACAGTTATTTGCTGTGGTTGCAGCGGTTGATCTGTATGAGGGATTTGTGCCATGGTGCCAACGGTCTAGGGTTATTAAGCGAAATAGTGATGGATCATTTGATGCTGAGCTAGAGATTGGCTTTAAGTTCCTAGTCGAAAGTTATGTATCTCATGTAGAATTGGAGAAACCAAAGCGTATAAAG ACCACTGCTTCAGAAAGTGCACTTTTTGACCATTTGATTAACATTTGGGAGTTCAATCCTGGTCCGGTCCCTGGAACTTGTGACGTTTATTTCTTGGTGGACTTCAAATTCAACTCACCACTTTATCGCCAG GTGGCATCAATGTTTTTCAAAGAGGTAGTTTCCAGGCTAGTCACTTCTTTCACAGATCGATGCCGTCAAATATATGGTCCTGCCGTCCAAGTGTTCGAAGATTCTTATCAACAAAGCCGATGA